From the genome of Triticum aestivum cultivar Chinese Spring chromosome 3B, IWGSC CS RefSeq v2.1, whole genome shotgun sequence, one region includes:
- the LOC123065056 gene encoding ankyrin-1 isoform X1, translating into MSQFNYCPSADDIHEAGNKAPMNDSLEDSIHEDAGNNAPMNDSLDDTKALMKAAVAGDLDSLKDIVQSLTKGSGDPSAIFSFNIDGVSVLHAAAMFAQLEVSKYLVEELKGDVNAPGYGAGADGMTPFIVSARSGDVATVKYFLDRGGDLMKADDKGRTVLHHAAAKGHCMVTKFLLSEGVPVDINYGRGTPLFVAAESGEDKTLEILLDHGADPNTNAHCLGSPFFMALTKHSFKCMETLVKAGADVNWKTFGLTPLGFATARGGYTNFIRFLLDVGADANISDDLGWLPVQLAAARDCNEEVEMLFPLTSPIPNVPNWTIEGVISHAKIEAKKPLDQKACQRRKSFLKLEADIAFKQKDYKLASELYDMAISHGESAALYANRSLTKLLMGDGEGALSDALWCRVLRPHWAKAFYREGAALMLLEEYEQAYDALLDAQNLDPESAEIERELRKARELMKNIPGEREHV; encoded by the exons ATGTCTCAGTTCAACTACTGCCCATCTGCCGACGACATCCACGAGGCCGGTAACAAGGCTCCCATGAACGATTCCCTCGAAGATAGCATCCACGAGGACGCCGGCAACAACGCTCCCATGAACGATTCCCTCGACG ACACGAAGGCTCTCATGAAGGCGGCCGTCGCCGGAGACCTCGATTCCCTCAAAG ATATTGTACAGAGCCTTACCAAAGGAAGTGGTGACCCATCGGCGATTTTTTCTTTCAACATCGACGGAGTTTCTGTGTTGCACGCCGCGGCAATGTTTGCCCAACTGGAGGTTAGCAAGTATTTGGTGGAGGAGCTGAAGGGAGATGTGAATGCTCCGGGATATGGAGCTGGTGCTGATG GTATGACTCCATTTATAGTGTCTGCTCGGTCCGGTGATGTTGCTACTGTTAAGTATTTTCTTGATCGTGGTGGCGATTTAATGAAAGCAGATGACAAAGGACGCACCGTTCTTCACCATGCTGCCGCTAAAG GACACTGCATGGTAACAAAGTTTCTCCTCTCAGAAGGAGTTCCAGTCGACATCAACTATGGTCGTGGAACACCACTCTTTGTGGCTGCTGAAAGTGGGGAGGATAAGACATTGGAGATTTTGTTGGACCACGGCGCAGAT CCTAATACCAATGCCCATTGTTTGGGAAGTCCCTTCTTTATGGCTCTTACTAAGCATTCATTCAAATGCATGGAGACACTCGTTAAG GCTGGTGCCGATGTTAATTGGAAGACTTTCGGTCTCACTCCTTTGGGGTTTGCTACGGCGCGAGGAGGTTATACCAACTTCATTCGGTTCCTCTTGGATGTTGGAGCAGATGCTAATATTTCTGATGAT ttgggttggttgccagtacaGCTTGCTGCGGCACGTGATTGCAATGAAGAGGTTGAAATGTTGTTTCCTTTGACTTCCCCAATTCCAAATGTCCCAAACTGGACTATTGAgggtgtaatttctcatgcaaagaTTGAAGCCAAAAAGCCACTG GACCAAAAGGCTTGCCAAAGAAGAAAAAGTTTCTTAAAGTTAGAAGCTGATATAGCATTCAAGCAGAAGGACTATAAGCTGGCATCAGAGTTGTATGACATG GCAATAAGTCATGGAGAAAGTGCAGCACTGTACGCGAACAGGAGTCTTACTAAACTGCTAATGGGTGATGGTGAAGGTGCTTTGTCAGATGCTCTCTGGTGTAGAGTGTTGCGACCTCATTGGGCAAAAGCTTTCTATCGTGAAGGTGCAGCTCTCATGCTACTCGAG GAGTATGAACAAGCCTATGATGCTCTGTTGGATGCACAAAACTTGGATCCTGAGAGTGCTGAGATTGAAcgtgaactacg GAAAGCTAGGGAACTCATGAAGAATATTCCTGGAGAACGTGAGCATGTGTGA
- the LOC123065056 gene encoding ankyrin-1 isoform X2 yields the protein MSQFNYCPSADDIHEAGNKAPMNDSLEDSIHEDAGNNAPMNDSLDDTKALMKAAVAGDLDSLKDIVQSLTKGSGDPSAIFSFNIDGVSVLHAAAMFAQLEVSKYLVEELKGDVNAPGYGAGMTPFIVSARSGDVATVKYFLDRGGDLMKADDKGRTVLHHAAAKGHCMVTKFLLSEGVPVDINYGRGTPLFVAAESGEDKTLEILLDHGADPNTNAHCLGSPFFMALTKHSFKCMETLVKAGADVNWKTFGLTPLGFATARGGYTNFIRFLLDVGADANISDDLGWLPVQLAAARDCNEEVEMLFPLTSPIPNVPNWTIEGVISHAKIEAKKPLDQKACQRRKSFLKLEADIAFKQKDYKLASELYDMAISHGESAALYANRSLTKLLMGDGEGALSDALWCRVLRPHWAKAFYREGAALMLLEEYEQAYDALLDAQNLDPESAEIERELRKARELMKNIPGEREHV from the exons ATGTCTCAGTTCAACTACTGCCCATCTGCCGACGACATCCACGAGGCCGGTAACAAGGCTCCCATGAACGATTCCCTCGAAGATAGCATCCACGAGGACGCCGGCAACAACGCTCCCATGAACGATTCCCTCGACG ACACGAAGGCTCTCATGAAGGCGGCCGTCGCCGGAGACCTCGATTCCCTCAAAG ATATTGTACAGAGCCTTACCAAAGGAAGTGGTGACCCATCGGCGATTTTTTCTTTCAACATCGACGGAGTTTCTGTGTTGCACGCCGCGGCAATGTTTGCCCAACTGGAGGTTAGCAAGTATTTGGTGGAGGAGCTGAAGGGAGATGTGAATGCTCCGGGATATGGAGCTG GTATGACTCCATTTATAGTGTCTGCTCGGTCCGGTGATGTTGCTACTGTTAAGTATTTTCTTGATCGTGGTGGCGATTTAATGAAAGCAGATGACAAAGGACGCACCGTTCTTCACCATGCTGCCGCTAAAG GACACTGCATGGTAACAAAGTTTCTCCTCTCAGAAGGAGTTCCAGTCGACATCAACTATGGTCGTGGAACACCACTCTTTGTGGCTGCTGAAAGTGGGGAGGATAAGACATTGGAGATTTTGTTGGACCACGGCGCAGAT CCTAATACCAATGCCCATTGTTTGGGAAGTCCCTTCTTTATGGCTCTTACTAAGCATTCATTCAAATGCATGGAGACACTCGTTAAG GCTGGTGCCGATGTTAATTGGAAGACTTTCGGTCTCACTCCTTTGGGGTTTGCTACGGCGCGAGGAGGTTATACCAACTTCATTCGGTTCCTCTTGGATGTTGGAGCAGATGCTAATATTTCTGATGAT ttgggttggttgccagtacaGCTTGCTGCGGCACGTGATTGCAATGAAGAGGTTGAAATGTTGTTTCCTTTGACTTCCCCAATTCCAAATGTCCCAAACTGGACTATTGAgggtgtaatttctcatgcaaagaTTGAAGCCAAAAAGCCACTG GACCAAAAGGCTTGCCAAAGAAGAAAAAGTTTCTTAAAGTTAGAAGCTGATATAGCATTCAAGCAGAAGGACTATAAGCTGGCATCAGAGTTGTATGACATG GCAATAAGTCATGGAGAAAGTGCAGCACTGTACGCGAACAGGAGTCTTACTAAACTGCTAATGGGTGATGGTGAAGGTGCTTTGTCAGATGCTCTCTGGTGTAGAGTGTTGCGACCTCATTGGGCAAAAGCTTTCTATCGTGAAGGTGCAGCTCTCATGCTACTCGAG GAGTATGAACAAGCCTATGATGCTCTGTTGGATGCACAAAACTTGGATCCTGAGAGTGCTGAGATTGAAcgtgaactacg GAAAGCTAGGGAACTCATGAAGAATATTCCTGGAGAACGTGAGCATGTGTGA
- the LOC123069078 gene encoding ankyrin repeat and SOCS box protein 3 isoform X1 yields the protein MDSPPPFIYCPPAGDADDAGEKALIKAAIDGNLGRLKERLTKGNGDRSAIFSFNNDGLSVLHIAASFGHLDICKYLVEELKGDVNAPGHGVALGATPFMVSAQSGDVAAVKYFLDRGGDVMKADDKGQTVLHHAVAAGCCKVTEFLLSKGVPVDIDYGRGTPAFLAAVNEQDKTLKILLDHHANPNVIVNGMGNPLCMALVYRSLKCMKLLIKAGADVNCKGCAMTPLVFATGRGGYTNYIQFLLKAGADPNIPDDLGRLPIEFAAVRDCKEEVEMLFPLTNPIPNVRNWSIEGVISYAKIQDKKPMEQKHVEKRKAFLKLQANTAFKQKEYKLASQLYGLAIDHAESAALYANRSVCKLLMGDGEGALSDALRCRMLRPDWAKACYRQATAHMLLKEYKQACNALLDAQKLDPGNAEIERELRKARELMKNPPAEGEQ from the exons ATGGACTCTCCACCTCCGTTCATCTACTGCCCCCCAGCCGGCGACGCCGACGACGCCG GCGAGAAGGCCCTCATCAAGGCGGCCATCGACGGCAACCTCGGCCGCCTCAAAG AGCGGCTCACCAAAGGAAATGGCGACCGGTCGGCGATTTTTTCTTTCAACAACGATGGACTCTCTGTGTTGCATATCGCGGCAAGCTTTGGCCATCTGGATATTTGCAAGTATTTGGTGGAGGAGCTCAAGGGAGATGTAAATGCTCCTGGACATGGAGTAGCTCTAG GTGCGACTCCATTTATGGTGTCTGCTCAGTCTGGTGATGTTGCTGCCGTCAAGTATTTTCTTGATCGTGGCGGTGATGTAATGAAAGCAGATGACAAAGGACAAACAGTTCTCCACCATGCTGTGGCTGCAG GATGCTGCAAGGTAACAGAGTTCCTCCTTTCAAAAGGAGTGCCGGTCGACATAGACTACGGCCGTGGAACACCAGCCTTTCTGGCTGCTGTAAATGAGCAGGATAAGACATTGAAGATTTTGTTGGACCACCATGCAAAC CCTAATGTCATTGTCAACGGTATGGGAAATCCTCTGTGTATGGCTCTTGTTTACCGTTCATTGAAGTGCATGAAGCTACTCATTAAG GCTGGTGCGGATGTTAATTGCAAGGGTTGTGCTATGACTCCTTTGGTGTTTGCTACGGGACGAGGAGGTTATACGAACTACATTCAGTTCCTATTGAAGGCTGGAGCAGATCCTAATATTCCAGATGAT TTAGGTAGGTTGCCAATAGAGTTTGCTGCGGTGCGTGATTGCAAGGAAGAGGTTGAAATGTTGTTTCCTTTGACTAACCCAATTCCAAATGTCCGAAACTGGAGTATTGAGGGAGTAATTTCTTATGCAAAAATTCAAGATAAAAAGCCGATG GAGCAAAAGCACGTTGAAAAAAGAAAGGCTTTCTTAAAGTTACAGGCTAATACGGCATTCAAGCAGAAGGAGTATAAGTTGGCATCACAGTTGTATGGTTTG GCAATAGATCATGCAGAGAGTGCAGCACTGTATGCAAACAGGAGTGTTTGTAAACTGCTCATGGGTGATGGTGAAGGTGCTTTGTCGGATGCTCTCAGGTGCAGAATGCTGCGACCTGATTGGGCCAAAGCTTGCTACCGTCAAGCTACAGCTCACATGCTACTCAAG GAGTATAAACAAGCCTGTAATGCTCTCTTGGATGCACAAAAGCTGGATCCTGGGAATGCTGAAATTGAGCGTGAACTACG GAAGGCTAGGGAACTCATGAAGAATCCTCCTGCTGAAGGCGAGCAGTGA
- the LOC123069078 gene encoding ankyrin repeat and SOCS box protein 3 isoform X2 yields MDSPPPFIYCPPAGDADDAGEKALIKAAIDGNLGRLKGIVERLTKGNGDRSAIFSFNNDGLSVLHIAASFGHLDICKYLVEELKGDVNAPGHGVALGATPFMVSAQSGDVAAVKYFLDRGGDVMKADDKGQTVLHHAVAAGCCKVTEFLLSKGVPVDIDYGRGTPAFLAAVNEQDKTLKILLDHHANPNVIVNGMGNPLCMALVYRSLKCMKLLIKAGADVNCKGCAMTPLVFATGRGGYTNYIQFLLKAGADPNIPDDLGRLPIEFAAVRDCKEEVEMLFPLTNPIPNVRNWSIEGVISYAKIQDKKPMEQKHVEKRKAFLKLQANTAFKQKEYKLASQLYGLAIDHAESAALYANRSVCKLLMGDGEGALSDALRCRMLRPDWAKACYRQATAHMLLKEYKQACNALLDAQKLDPGNAEIERELRKARELMKNPPAEGEQ; encoded by the exons ATGGACTCTCCACCTCCGTTCATCTACTGCCCCCCAGCCGGCGACGCCGACGACGCCG GCGAGAAGGCCCTCATCAAGGCGGCCATCGACGGCAACCTCGGCCGCCTCAAAG GTATTGTAGAGCGGCTCACCAAAGGAAATGGCGACCGGTCGGCGATTTTTTCTTTCAACAACGATGGACTCTCTGTGTTGCATATCGCGGCAAGCTTTGGCCATCTGGATATTTGCAAGTATTTGGTGGAGGAGCTCAAGGGAGATGTAAATGCTCCTGGACATGGAGTAGCTCTAG GTGCGACTCCATTTATGGTGTCTGCTCAGTCTGGTGATGTTGCTGCCGTCAAGTATTTTCTTGATCGTGGCGGTGATGTAATGAAAGCAGATGACAAAGGACAAACAGTTCTCCACCATGCTGTGGCTGCAG GATGCTGCAAGGTAACAGAGTTCCTCCTTTCAAAAGGAGTGCCGGTCGACATAGACTACGGCCGTGGAACACCAGCCTTTCTGGCTGCTGTAAATGAGCAGGATAAGACATTGAAGATTTTGTTGGACCACCATGCAAAC CCTAATGTCATTGTCAACGGTATGGGAAATCCTCTGTGTATGGCTCTTGTTTACCGTTCATTGAAGTGCATGAAGCTACTCATTAAG GCTGGTGCGGATGTTAATTGCAAGGGTTGTGCTATGACTCCTTTGGTGTTTGCTACGGGACGAGGAGGTTATACGAACTACATTCAGTTCCTATTGAAGGCTGGAGCAGATCCTAATATTCCAGATGAT TTAGGTAGGTTGCCAATAGAGTTTGCTGCGGTGCGTGATTGCAAGGAAGAGGTTGAAATGTTGTTTCCTTTGACTAACCCAATTCCAAATGTCCGAAACTGGAGTATTGAGGGAGTAATTTCTTATGCAAAAATTCAAGATAAAAAGCCGATG GAGCAAAAGCACGTTGAAAAAAGAAAGGCTTTCTTAAAGTTACAGGCTAATACGGCATTCAAGCAGAAGGAGTATAAGTTGGCATCACAGTTGTATGGTTTG GCAATAGATCATGCAGAGAGTGCAGCACTGTATGCAAACAGGAGTGTTTGTAAACTGCTCATGGGTGATGGTGAAGGTGCTTTGTCGGATGCTCTCAGGTGCAGAATGCTGCGACCTGATTGGGCCAAAGCTTGCTACCGTCAAGCTACAGCTCACATGCTACTCAAG GAGTATAAACAAGCCTGTAATGCTCTCTTGGATGCACAAAAGCTGGATCCTGGGAATGCTGAAATTGAGCGTGAACTACG GAAGGCTAGGGAACTCATGAAGAATCCTCCTGCTGAAGGCGAGCAGTGA
- the LOC123069077 gene encoding boron transporter 4: MDLLGNPFKGVVADVQGRASWYKDDWVAGLRTGFRILAPTMYIFFASALPVISFGEQLSNETDGILSTVETLASTAICGIIHSILGGQPLLIVGVAEPTIIMYTYLYKFARKQPDLGEQLYLAWAGWVCIWTSIMLFLLAMFNASNVISRFTRVAGELFGMLITVLFLQQAIKGIVSEFSMPKDDEISDPSSPIYQFQWIYVNGLLGVIFSIGLLYTALKTRRARSWLYGIGWLRSFIADYGVPLMVIVWTAFSFALPSKVPSGVPRRLFSPLPWESISLRHWTVAKDLFSVPPTYIFAAIVPALMVAGLYFFDHSVASQLAQQKEFNLKKPSAYHYDILVLGFMVLLCGLLGIPPSNGVLPQSPMHTRSLAVLKGQLLRKKMLQTAKEGMSNRASSLEIYGKMQEVFIQMDSNMNANSVDKDLKSLKDAVLREGDEEGKLAGEFDPSKYIEAHLPVRVNEQRLSNLLQSLLVGGCVGAMPVLKMIPTSVLWGYFAYMAIDSLPGNQFWERLQLLCIGASRRYKVLEGPHASFVESVPSRTISAFTVFQFVYLLICFGITWIPVAGILFPLPFFIMILIRQHLLPKFFEPNDLRELDAAEYEELEGVPHEQILEEDGSDSGSCDSRDDSEILDELTTNRGELKHRTVNHPEERHLQVHSNAVQPSV, encoded by the exons ATGGATCTACTAGGGAACCCTTTCAAGGGGGTCGTCGCCGATGTCCAAGGGAGAGCGTCTTGGTACAAGGACGACTGGGTTGCAGGGCTCCGAACTGGCTTCAG GATATTGGCACCTACCATGTATATATTCTTTGCCTCTGCCCTCCCTGTCATCTCCTTCGGAGAGCAGCTGAGCAACGAAACAG ATGGTATCCTGAGCACAGTTGAAACTTTGGCATCTACGGCGATATGTGGGATAATACACTCTATTCTTGGAGGGCAGCCACTGTTGATCGTTGGAGTTGCCGAACCTACTATTATTATGTATACCTATCTCTACAAGTTTGCCAGGAAGCAGCCAGATCTGGGAGAACAGCTATATTTGGCTTGGGCTGGATG GGTCTGCATTTGGACTTCCATCATGCTCTTTCTGTTGGCCATGTTCAATGCTTCCAATGTTATAAGCAGATTCACGAGGGTTGCAGGAGAGCTTTTCGGTATGCTTATCACCGTCCTCTTCCTGCAACAAGCTATTAAG GGAATTGTAAGCGAGTTCAGTATGCCCAAAGATGATGAGATTTCTGACCCCAGCTCACCCATATACCAGTTCCAGTGGATTTATGTCAATGGCCTACTTGGTGTTATATTTTCCATTGGCTTGCTGTACACTGCACTGAAGACTAGGCGTGCAAGGTCATGGCTGTATGGCATAG GATGGCTTAGAAGCTTCATTGCCGATTATGGTGTACCACTGATGGTGATTGTGTGGACAGCATTTTCATTTGCACTACCAAGCAAAGTCCCTTCAGGAGTGCCTAGGAGGCTCTTCAGTCCACTTCCCTGGGAGTCAATCTCACTGCGACATTGGACCGTAGCAAAG GATTTGTTTTCTGTCCCTCCTACATATATATTCGCAGCCATCGTGCCTGCTTTGATGGTCGCAGGACTTTATTTCTTTGATCACAGTGTAGCTTCACAGTTGGCTCAGCAAAAGGAGTTTAATTTGAAGAAGCCTTCGGCCTACCATTATGACATTTTGGTACTTGGATTTATG GTCCTACTATGTGGTTTGCTTGGCATTCCTCCATCAAATGGAGTACTTCCTCAGTCCCCAATGCATACAAGAAGCCTTGCTGTCCTCAAGGGGCAG ttgctacgcaaaaagatGCTTCAAACTGCCAAAGAGGGTATGTCAAACCGTGCGAGCAGTTTGGAAATCTATGGCAAGATGCAGGAAGTGTTCATCCAAATGGACAGCAACATGAAT GCTAATTCTGTTGACAAGGACTTGAAGAGCTTGAAGGATGCTGTGCTGCGGGAAGGTGATGAAGAAGGGAAGTTGGCTGGAGAATTTGATCCTAGCAAATATATCGAAGCACATTTGCCTGTTCGCGTGAACGAACAGAGACTAAGCAACCTGCTGCAATCCTTACTTGTTGGTGGTTGTGTTGGAGCTATGCCGGTTCTCAAGATGATACCAACTTCGGTCCTCTGGGGTTACTTTGCCTACATGGCCATTGATAGCCTACCTGGGAACCAGTTTTGGGAAAGGTTGCAGCTTCTGTGCATTGGAGCAAGCCGACGCTACAA GGTCTTGGAAGGCCCCCATGCATCTTTCGTGGAGTCAGTGCCTTCAAGAACAATATCTGCCTTTACGGTCTTCCAGTTTGTGTATCTCTTGATATGCTTCGGCATAACATGGATACCAGTAGCAGGGATCCTCTTCCCGCTGCCTTTCTTCATTATGATTCTCATCAGGCAACACCTGCTCCCGAAGTTCTTTGAGCCCAATGACTTGCGGGAACTggatgcagctgagtacgaagaaCTTGAAGGTGTCCCACATGAACAAATACTG GAGGAAGATGGCTCAGATTCAGGAAGCTGTGACAGCAGAGACGACTCTGAAATATTGGATGAGCTCACAACAAACCGTGGAGAGCTGAAGCACAGAACCGTAAACCATCCTGAAGAAAGGCACCTTCAG GTTCATTCAAATGCAGTTCAGCCGAGCGTGTGA